The Proteus vulgaris genome has a segment encoding these proteins:
- the pdhR_3 gene encoding GntR-family transcriptional regulator — protein MQFSDQRSASQKNLSYIVAEKLGKQILSSHYEPESLLPGEIELAELLSVSRTVIREAIKMLAAKGMLLPRPRIGTRVTPMQNWNLLDNDLLNWWIDSGEFNKVSHYFHHVRLAIEPQACYLAAFNATESQKQSLALFGREMQLLDDNFDRQHWLDIDTQFHYLIYQASGNPFFASFGSLFLSAYKKYFDLIVGNETVQPETHNQIVQAIIDGDGNKARDLCLILLTSD, from the coding sequence ATGCAATTTAGCGACCAACGTTCAGCTTCTCAAAAAAACCTTTCTTATATTGTTGCTGAAAAATTAGGTAAACAAATTCTTTCTAGTCATTACGAACCTGAATCTTTGTTACCAGGAGAAATAGAATTAGCAGAATTACTCTCTGTTAGTAGAACCGTTATTCGAGAAGCGATAAAAATGCTTGCGGCAAAAGGAATGCTTTTACCTCGCCCAAGAATAGGCACTCGAGTAACACCAATGCAGAACTGGAACTTATTAGATAATGATCTTCTTAATTGGTGGATAGACAGTGGTGAATTTAATAAAGTCAGCCACTACTTTCATCATGTTCGTTTAGCTATAGAACCTCAAGCTTGTTATTTAGCTGCATTTAATGCAACCGAAAGCCAAAAACAGTCTCTTGCTTTATTCGGCAGAGAAATGCAATTGCTTGATGATAATTTTGATAGGCAACATTGGTTAGATATCGATACTCAATTTCACTATCTTATTTATCAAGCCAGTGGCAATCCATTCTTTGCCTCTTTTGGCTCATTATTTCTTTCTGCTTATAAAAAGTATTTCGATCTTATTGTGGGTAATGAAACTGTTCAGCCAGAAACACATAACCAGATTGTTCAAGCTATTATTGATGGTGATGGCAATAAAGCACGCGATCTCTGTTTAATCTTATTAACGAGTGATTGA
- the rbsK_2 gene encoding ribokinase has translation MEAKKLVILGSVNADHILNVAHFPLPGETISGNQFQLVFGGKGANQAVAAGRCGANISFLACLGNDDIGQKAKAQLITDNIKTHSIELIDDESTGVALIFVNQQGENVIGIHAGANGRLDTHYVQRHGGIIKEADALLMQLESPLDSVLKAAEIAKQENVQVILNPAPAQALPDELLSLVDIITPNETETEYLTGIKVVDDESAQQAAEVLHNKGIKTVLITLGSRGVWVSEQNNRGCIVPAFKVKAVDTIAAGDTFNGALITALLEGQPMMTAIKFAHAAAAIAVTRSGAQPSVPWRHEVDTFLSTSLS, from the coding sequence ATGGAAGCGAAGAAACTTGTGATTTTAGGTAGTGTTAATGCTGATCATATTCTTAATGTTGCCCACTTTCCGCTTCCTGGTGAAACCATTTCAGGTAATCAATTTCAACTGGTATTCGGCGGTAAAGGAGCGAATCAAGCAGTCGCTGCTGGGCGTTGTGGGGCTAATATTTCATTTCTTGCTTGTTTGGGAAATGATGATATTGGCCAAAAAGCTAAGGCCCAATTAATTACTGACAACATTAAAACTCATAGTATTGAGTTAATTGATGATGAATCAACCGGTGTTGCCCTGATTTTTGTTAATCAGCAGGGAGAAAATGTCATTGGTATTCATGCTGGTGCTAATGGTCGGTTAGATACACATTATGTGCAACGTCATGGCGGTATTATAAAAGAAGCCGATGCGTTATTAATGCAATTAGAATCACCTCTTGATTCGGTGTTAAAAGCAGCTGAAATTGCAAAACAAGAAAATGTGCAGGTAATATTAAATCCGGCTCCTGCTCAAGCACTACCTGATGAATTACTTTCATTGGTGGATATTATTACGCCCAATGAAACCGAGACTGAATATTTGACTGGAATTAAAGTCGTTGATGATGAAAGTGCACAGCAAGCAGCAGAGGTTTTACATAATAAAGGAATTAAAACAGTGCTTATTACATTAGGCAGTCGTGGTGTTTGGGTGAGTGAACAAAATAATAGGGGTTGTATTGTTCCAGCTTTTAAAGTGAAAGCCGTAGATACCATAGCTGCTGGTGATACCTTTAATGGGGCTTTAATAACTGCTTTATTAGAAGGACAGCCTATGATGACAGCGATTAAATTTGCTCATGCTGCGGCTGCAATTGCTGTGACTCGTTCTGGTGCTCAGCCTTCTGTACCTTGGCGTCATGAAGTTGATACTTTTTTATCTACATCGTTATCGTGA
- the hsrA_1 gene encoding MFS-family transporter, whose translation MLKSAKNMSGLPWIAAMAFFMQALDATILNTALPDIAKSLNHSPLAMQSAIISYTLTVALLIPVSGWLADRFGTRQIFIIAVSLFSAGSLLCALSPNLSFLVISRIIQGIGGAMMMPVARLALLRAYPRSELLPILNFVTMPGLVGPIIGPLLGGILVTYASWHWIFIINIPIGLLGIFYAIKHMPNFTMPKRKFDLLGFIFFGFGLVMLSVSLDLFGDKNISRYIPIAVILGGFSLLGLYINHARRHQQPLIPLNIFKTRTFSVGIAGNIATRLGTGCIPFLMPLMLQVGFGYPAIVSGMMMAPMALGSILAKSFVTKILVKFSYRRTLFAITIIIGLMIAQFSLQSPDMSIYYLVIPLFLLGVVMSIQFTSMNTISLADLTDNNASSGNSVLAVTQQLAISFGIAVSASILGYFDTENVGSTVDNFHYTFITVGIITLLSSFVFLLLDKHDGDNLTNKKKKS comes from the coding sequence ATGTTGAAATCCGCCAAAAATATGTCTGGGTTGCCTTGGATAGCTGCAATGGCTTTTTTTATGCAAGCTCTCGATGCAACCATTCTTAATACGGCATTACCTGATATAGCCAAGAGCCTTAATCACTCACCGCTCGCCATGCAATCTGCCATTATTAGCTACACATTAACTGTGGCATTATTAATTCCAGTTAGTGGATGGCTAGCCGACAGATTTGGAACTCGCCAAATTTTTATTATTGCAGTTTCTTTATTTTCTGCAGGTTCTTTATTATGTGCACTTTCTCCTAACCTCTCTTTTCTTGTTATTTCACGAATTATACAAGGAATAGGAGGGGCAATGATGATGCCTGTTGCACGACTTGCTTTATTAAGAGCCTATCCACGTAGTGAATTATTGCCTATTTTAAACTTTGTTACGATGCCAGGGCTTGTTGGTCCAATAATAGGACCTCTCTTAGGCGGGATACTGGTCACTTATGCCTCTTGGCATTGGATATTTATTATTAATATTCCTATTGGCCTATTAGGTATTTTCTATGCCATAAAGCATATGCCTAATTTCACCATGCCAAAACGTAAGTTTGATTTACTTGGTTTTATTTTCTTTGGTTTTGGCTTAGTGATGCTTTCCGTTAGTCTTGATCTTTTTGGTGATAAAAATATCTCTCGCTACATCCCTATAGCCGTTATTTTAGGTGGTTTTTCTTTACTTGGTTTATATATCAATCATGCAAGACGCCACCAGCAACCACTTATTCCATTAAATATATTTAAAACACGGACCTTCTCTGTTGGTATTGCAGGAAATATCGCAACAAGACTAGGGACTGGCTGTATTCCTTTTTTAATGCCGCTTATGTTGCAAGTCGGTTTTGGTTACCCAGCTATTGTTTCCGGTATGATGATGGCGCCAATGGCTCTGGGCTCTATTTTAGCCAAATCATTTGTCACCAAGATCTTAGTGAAATTTAGCTATCGCCGAACGCTCTTTGCTATCACTATTATTATTGGTTTGATGATCGCTCAATTTTCACTTCAATCTCCTGACATGTCTATTTACTATCTTGTTATTCCGCTCTTTTTATTAGGTGTGGTCATGTCGATACAATTTACATCAATGAATACAATTTCATTGGCAGACTTAACAGATAATAATGCAAGTTCAGGAAATAGTGTTTTAGCTGTCACTCAACAATTAGCGATTAGTTTTGGTATTGCCGTTAGCGCATCTATCTTAGGATATTTTGATACTGAAAATGTAGGCTCGACTGTAGATAACTTCCACTATACTTTTATTACCGTAGGCATTATTACGTTACTATCCTCCTTCGTGTTTTTACTCCTTGATAAACATGATGGCGATAACCTCACAAATAAAAAGAAAAAAAGCTAA